Proteins encoded within one genomic window of Nonomuraea gerenzanensis:
- a CDS encoding HAD family hydrolase, with translation MLPFDAVLTDFDGVLRHFDHAAQADIEARYGLPLRKTAFDPGLILPPTLGHLTEAQWAESIVTALGGDERARQAVAEFIAIEFWVDEEVKALLARAQERVPVIIVTNAMDTLEEHIDRLGLTYFADDVVSSARVGVAKPDPRIYEIAAERAGVAPGRCLFVDDRLPNVEAARALGMTGVHYRTIQDLADVLS, from the coding sequence GTGCTCCCCTTTGACGCGGTTCTCACCGACTTCGACGGCGTGCTGCGCCACTTCGACCACGCCGCCCAGGCCGACATCGAGGCCCGTTACGGCCTGCCCCTGCGCAAGACGGCCTTCGACCCGGGGCTGATCCTGCCTCCGACGCTCGGCCACCTGACCGAGGCGCAGTGGGCCGAGTCGATCGTGACGGCGCTCGGCGGCGACGAGCGCGCGCGGCAGGCCGTGGCCGAGTTCATCGCCATCGAGTTCTGGGTGGACGAGGAGGTCAAGGCGCTGCTCGCCAGGGCGCAGGAGCGGGTGCCGGTGATCATCGTGACCAACGCCATGGACACGCTGGAGGAGCACATCGACCGGCTCGGGCTGACGTACTTCGCCGACGACGTGGTGAGCAGCGCCCGGGTCGGCGTGGCCAAGCCCGACCCGCGCATCTACGAGATCGCGGCCGAGCGGGCCGGCGTCGCGCCCGGGCGCTGCCTGTTCGTGGACGACCGGCTGCCGAACGTCGAGGCCGCCAGGGCGCTGGGCATGACCGGCGTCCACTACCGGACGATCCAGGACCTGGCCGACGTCCTGAGCTAG
- a CDS encoding DUF4253 domain-containing protein yields the protein MSDHRLPRELGALFADGGRGRRLPVALPPGDVVWPDPGYTGQGDAPRPAFWMSEEPVSGAAWTLLREWHPHSGLWPLLLDESAQPWGVGQVVPDDPRLIDHFTAEGFMAEVWQEWVVQMPTDALDELEPYGAICPGPAAPGVLKAVPGAVADWLAGELAVKGMPLGLVAADRGSDALAVMGWQGALHHNEWMVPMAAVVRSWEDRFGVRVVSVGFNTLELSVAAPPVDFEHALHVAAEHWTFCPDNVVQGPGDLQGYAAQIMGGHAWSFWWD from the coding sequence ATGAGCGATCATCGGCTGCCACGCGAGCTGGGCGCCCTGTTCGCCGACGGCGGCAGGGGGCGCAGGCTGCCCGTGGCGCTGCCTCCCGGTGACGTGGTCTGGCCGGATCCCGGCTACACCGGGCAGGGGGACGCGCCGCGGCCGGCGTTCTGGATGAGCGAGGAGCCGGTGTCCGGGGCGGCCTGGACACTGCTGCGCGAATGGCACCCCCACAGCGGCCTGTGGCCGCTGCTGCTGGACGAGTCGGCACAGCCCTGGGGCGTCGGGCAGGTCGTGCCGGACGATCCGCGCCTGATCGACCACTTCACCGCCGAGGGGTTCATGGCGGAGGTATGGCAGGAGTGGGTGGTGCAGATGCCGACGGACGCGCTGGACGAGCTGGAGCCGTACGGCGCGATCTGCCCGGGCCCGGCCGCGCCGGGCGTGCTCAAGGCCGTCCCCGGGGCAGTCGCCGACTGGCTGGCGGGCGAGCTCGCCGTCAAGGGCATGCCGCTCGGCCTGGTCGCCGCCGACCGGGGCTCCGACGCGCTGGCGGTGATGGGCTGGCAGGGCGCGCTGCACCACAACGAGTGGATGGTGCCGATGGCGGCGGTGGTGCGCAGCTGGGAGGACCGGTTCGGGGTGCGGGTGGTGAGCGTCGGGTTCAACACGCTGGAGCTGAGCGTGGCCGCGCCGCCGGTCGACTTCGAGCACGCCTTACACGTGGCGGCCGAGCACTGGACGTTCTGCCCGGACAACGTCGTGCAGGGGCCGGGGGACCTCCAGGGGTACGCCGCCCAGATCATGGGCGGACACGCTTGGTCATTCTGGTGGGATTGA